In Anseongella ginsenosidimutans, one genomic interval encodes:
- a CDS encoding glycosyl hydrolase: protein MKVKILISNCVLAAALFFTFSSCSEDVVPEDLSVAAEDNLVPETKSASGYRFGVAGTALGSPAYYNVPYTEQMALLKRMGMNVYKFQIQTMSDGKTTVPWRFNPFVKAAKEAGITLLPMLYHKNLDFSVSNTESYMRGLKVGKNFARQYKDIFTYYELGNELNLKCLIPGSAGKTPRSYNIKRFKTIAAYLKGMNNGIKSQDPDAKTMINSTWLHYGYLKMLEDHGIDFDIIAYHWYSEMDEVAKRDFGIDDIIQKLAKEFDKPIWFTEIGQRYEPVADIEEKQYEFISQFVARCKNHPQVKTAIVFQLFDQPNKDHILESNYGILKWMSPYTQYAYKLTAKKLIESN from the coding sequence ATGAAGGTTAAAATCTTAATCTCCAACTGCGTCCTGGCCGCAGCACTATTTTTCACTTTTTCATCTTGTTCCGAAGATGTTGTTCCTGAAGACCTTTCGGTTGCCGCGGAAGACAACCTGGTTCCCGAAACGAAAAGCGCCTCGGGATATCGTTTTGGCGTAGCCGGAACCGCCCTGGGCTCGCCGGCATATTACAATGTTCCCTACACAGAACAGATGGCTTTACTTAAACGTATGGGGATGAATGTATATAAGTTCCAGATCCAAACAATGTCGGATGGCAAAACAACCGTTCCCTGGAGATTTAATCCATTTGTAAAAGCCGCAAAGGAAGCAGGCATCACCTTGCTGCCGATGCTTTATCATAAGAATCTTGATTTTTCAGTAAGCAATACCGAATCATATATGAGAGGCCTAAAGGTGGGAAAAAATTTCGCCCGGCAATACAAGGACATCTTCACTTATTATGAACTTGGAAATGAACTGAATCTGAAGTGTCTGATACCTGGCTCAGCCGGTAAAACTCCCCGCAGTTACAACATCAAAAGATTTAAAACAATCGCAGCGTACCTGAAAGGAATGAACAACGGTATTAAATCCCAGGATCCTGATGCCAAAACAATGATCAATTCCACCTGGCTGCATTACGGTTACCTCAAGATGCTTGAAGACCACGGAATCGACTTTGATATTATAGCTTACCATTGGTATTCTGAAATGGATGAGGTTGCCAAGAGAGATTTTGGTATAGATGATATAATCCAAAAACTTGCAAAAGAGTTTGATAAACCAATCTGGTTTACTGAAATCGGTCAACGATATGAGCCGGTCGCCGATATCGAAGAAAAACAATATGAATTCATCAGCCAGTTCGTTGCCAGGTGCAAAAATCATCCTCAGGTAAAAACGGCCATTGTATTCCAGCTTTTTGATCAACCCAATAAAGACCACATCCTGGAGAGCAATTACGGTATCCTGAAATGGATGAGCCCTTACACCCAGTATGCTTATAAGTTAACAGCAAAAAAACTTATAGAGAGCAACTAA
- a CDS encoding glycosyltransferase: protein MNILIFNTFYYPKQVGGAEVCVQLMAERLAKQGNRVFVITSGSSTSVARLHGVAVIRIKQRNVFSTYSNSKSPGWLKSIWHLLDSCNPLNYFLISGLLKRIKPDVVHTNNIQGFSPFIWAIVKKQQLPLVHTFRDYYMLCHRTTLYHNERKCTDLCWQCKITHGIKKNFAGYPDCYVGVSNFILEKHAAYLPMRRQRTQVIYDVVEMPPEIPAKNTGGEEVIFGFIGRVSKAKGAEYLAKELANIKEEFRSGFKLVFAGKGDETFVRSLRDKLDGIKVEFPGFVESDGFYRQIDVLIVPSLWSEPFGRIVIESLSHSVPVCIARSGGLEELHHPLCTWSFAPREGELSKLIEHILLNKGEISAKGEFCRKHASRFSPEHHDQEYLDTYTDLNSGPAYTLAT from the coding sequence ATGAATATATTGATCTTTAATACATTTTATTACCCAAAGCAGGTCGGGGGAGCGGAAGTATGTGTTCAGCTTATGGCTGAAAGGTTAGCTAAACAGGGGAATAGGGTTTTTGTAATTACAAGCGGCAGCAGTACTTCTGTAGCACGCCTTCATGGAGTGGCCGTCATCCGAATAAAGCAAAGAAACGTATTTTCTACTTACAGCAATTCGAAAAGTCCTGGCTGGCTGAAAAGTATATGGCATCTTCTTGATTCCTGTAACCCCTTGAATTATTTCCTGATTTCCGGTCTTTTGAAAAGGATCAAACCTGATGTCGTGCATACCAATAATATCCAGGGCTTTTCACCTTTTATCTGGGCGATCGTGAAAAAGCAGCAATTGCCTCTGGTCCATACGTTCCGGGATTACTATATGCTGTGTCACAGAACGACCCTTTATCACAATGAGCGAAAATGTACCGATTTATGCTGGCAGTGTAAGATAACGCACGGTATCAAGAAGAATTTCGCCGGATATCCTGATTGTTATGTGGGTGTAAGCAATTTTATTTTAGAGAAACATGCTGCCTATTTGCCCATGCGCCGGCAGCGAACCCAGGTGATATATGACGTGGTTGAGATGCCGCCGGAAATCCCCGCTAAAAATACCGGGGGAGAAGAAGTCATATTTGGATTTATAGGCAGGGTCTCAAAAGCTAAAGGAGCGGAGTACCTCGCAAAAGAGCTTGCAAATATAAAAGAGGAGTTTCGATCCGGCTTTAAATTGGTTTTCGCGGGCAAGGGAGATGAAACGTTTGTCCGTAGCCTGCGAGACAAACTAGACGGGATCAAGGTTGAATTTCCCGGATTTGTAGAATCAGACGGATTCTACAGGCAGATTGACGTGTTAATAGTACCATCGCTATGGAGTGAACCCTTTGGCAGAATTGTCATCGAATCATTGTCTCACTCCGTACCAGTGTGCATTGCCCGCTCAGGGGGGCTTGAAGAACTTCATCATCCTCTGTGTACCTGGTCTTTCGCTCCGCGTGAGGGTGAACTGAGCAAGCTTATTGAACATATTTTATTAAATAAAGGGGAAATATCGGCTAAGGGCGAGTTTTGCAGAAAACATGCCAGCCGATTTTCCCCGGAACACCATGATCAGGAATACCTTGATACGTATACTGACTTAAATTCAGGGCCAGCTTATACGCTTGCCACGTGA
- a CDS encoding glycosyltransferase family 4 protein has product MNQLNVNGHFLHQRLTGVQRYAREILAGFDEGGYAYRILSPSVPFSSHKVGHHFWEQVLLPLKQKESAVLWSPTNTGPVYADNHGITLHDGGVFVHPEWFSSSYVQWRKMLIPRIVSRAKTIITVSEYSRKVICQHLNLAPEKVKVVYNGIDPKRFKPADSVRIKQVRAKYGLTARYLLALGSLDPRKNFARLVTAWNKYTEKNPNGYSLAIAGGSNDNFRSFQINRSDSIKLLGYVEEEDLPALYSGASGFLFPSLFEGFGLPVLEAMACGTPVLTSNTTALDEIAGDAAIKVSPGSVDSIYEGLLQLLESQTQRDILVNKGFQRIKLFDWNNAASAIYRHLMQ; this is encoded by the coding sequence ATGAATCAACTTAACGTAAACGGCCATTTTCTGCATCAGCGCTTAACCGGGGTACAACGTTATGCCCGGGAGATATTGGCCGGGTTTGATGAAGGAGGGTACGCATACCGGATACTTAGTCCGTCAGTACCTTTTTCCTCCCATAAGGTGGGCCATCATTTTTGGGAGCAGGTGTTGCTTCCCCTTAAACAGAAAGAAAGTGCTGTATTGTGGTCTCCTACCAATACCGGACCGGTGTACGCGGACAACCATGGGATAACACTGCATGACGGGGGAGTCTTTGTTCATCCTGAGTGGTTCTCAAGTTCGTATGTACAATGGAGAAAGATGTTGATTCCCAGGATTGTAAGCCGCGCCAAGACAATTATTACAGTCTCCGAATATTCCAGGAAAGTTATTTGCCAGCATTTGAATTTAGCTCCTGAAAAAGTAAAAGTTGTTTACAATGGGATTGACCCGAAACGATTCAAGCCGGCAGACAGCGTTCGTATTAAACAGGTCCGGGCAAAATACGGACTAACTGCCCGCTATTTGCTGGCGCTTGGTTCCCTTGATCCGCGGAAGAACTTTGCGCGCCTGGTGACCGCGTGGAACAAGTATACGGAGAAGAACCCCAATGGTTATAGCCTGGCTATAGCAGGAGGAAGCAATGACAATTTCCGTAGTTTCCAGATAAACAGGTCGGATTCCATCAAACTATTAGGATACGTGGAGGAGGAGGATTTGCCGGCGCTTTATTCAGGCGCGTCCGGTTTTTTATTTCCTTCGCTTTTCGAGGGCTTCGGCCTGCCGGTTCTGGAAGCGATGGCCTGCGGAACACCGGTATTAACATCCAATACAACTGCCCTGGATGAAATAGCCGGAGATGCGGCCATCAAGGTATCTCCCGGAAGCGTTGATTCGATCTATGAAGGGCTATTGCAGTTGCTTGAGTCACAAACCCAAAGGGACATCCTGGTGAATAAGGGCTTTCAGCGTATAAAGTTATTTGATTGGAATAATGCTGCTTCTGCCATTTACCGGCACCTTATGCAGTAA
- a CDS encoding sulfotransferase family protein encodes MKLGNIFLVGAAKAGTTTLYQALSRHPEICSPIVKEPNYYSNPGKGQDIVQPGTGPGDKATVWTNSLHKYRSLYRIKDKHRFIIDGSVSYFYSNTAASRIRTDNPDARIIIILRNPVDRAWSHYKHLLRDGRESVSFEQALALEDERQLKGWEFSWHLRKMGLYSDQILRYLDCFGRDKIQFFLFDDLKTGFNDVLKSAADFADLSDFEFDREPGRDNMSGLSRSRALARMVNWVAGYKVYINKVVDPSVTHSMMQKFRSINVREGGLTLNKDTRDMLVAWFREDIGKTEQLIGRDLSAWKN; translated from the coding sequence ATGAAACTGGGAAATATTTTTTTAGTAGGCGCCGCCAAAGCCGGAACCACCACCTTATACCAGGCGCTGAGCCGTCATCCCGAAATTTGTTCTCCAATCGTTAAGGAGCCAAACTATTACAGCAATCCGGGAAAAGGCCAGGATATTGTGCAGCCGGGGACTGGGCCGGGAGATAAAGCAACGGTATGGACGAATTCCTTACATAAATACCGGTCGCTTTACCGGATCAAAGACAAGCATCGTTTTATAATTGATGGTTCGGTTTCTTATTTCTACAGCAATACCGCTGCAAGCCGTATAAGGACAGATAATCCCGACGCAAGAATCATTATTATACTCCGTAACCCGGTGGACAGAGCATGGTCACATTACAAACATCTGCTACGAGATGGCCGGGAAAGTGTTTCCTTTGAGCAAGCCCTCGCTCTGGAAGACGAGCGCCAGCTAAAAGGATGGGAATTTTCCTGGCATCTCAGGAAGATGGGGCTTTACAGCGATCAGATATTACGCTACCTGGATTGTTTTGGCAGGGACAAAATACAATTCTTTCTTTTTGATGATCTGAAGACAGGCTTTAATGATGTGTTGAAATCAGCTGCCGACTTTGCAGATCTTTCTGATTTTGAATTCGATCGCGAGCCCGGCAGGGATAATATGTCTGGCCTTTCCAGAAGCAGGGCCCTGGCGAGAATGGTAAACTGGGTTGCCGGCTATAAGGTCTATATCAATAAGGTGGTTGATCCTTCGGTTACTCATTCCATGATGCAGAAATTCCGGTCTATAAATGTACGAGAGGGAGGGCTGACCCTAAATAAGGATACCAGGGATATGCTGGTTGCCTGGTTCAGGGAAGATATCGGGAAAACCGAACAACTAATCGGACGGGATTTAAGCGCGTGGAAAAACTGA
- a CDS encoding glycosyltransferase: MKIALVHDDIVRRGGAEQVALAFHAAFPDAPIYTLSYNARATYPEFSSCNIKTSWFGRYLKDEDKVKRFFFPFGVLAMKQLHLKGYDVVLQSTTHCAKYIKTDPGTLIITYCHTPFRLAWSPDSYEKMIGSNFIKRTLYQLVTGILREIDMRAASKTKWFLTNAQVVVPRIKEAYKPSNDIFVINPPVKCRNFHVTDKPGNYYLVVSRFEPYKKVDLVIEAFNEMPDKELVIVGKGTMEKQLKKIAGSNIRFLSGLSSRQLAEVFAGCKALIFPQLEDYGITPLEANAAGRPVIAYGKGGVMDTMIPAAGDASKATAVFFPEQTVEALKSAMEVFEELTFTPAFIRAHAESFDEKNFVDRIRKFVLEKYNLEVADKVQYV; encoded by the coding sequence ATGAAAATAGCGCTTGTCCACGATGATATTGTAAGAAGAGGAGGCGCCGAACAAGTAGCTCTGGCTTTCCATGCTGCTTTTCCTGATGCTCCGATTTATACTCTTAGTTACAACGCCCGGGCAACCTACCCGGAATTTTCTTCCTGTAACATTAAAACCAGTTGGTTTGGACGGTACCTGAAGGACGAAGATAAGGTGAAAAGATTTTTTTTTCCTTTTGGAGTACTGGCGATGAAACAATTACATTTAAAAGGATATGATGTGGTACTTCAATCTACGACTCATTGCGCCAAGTATATAAAAACAGACCCCGGAACGCTGATTATCACGTACTGTCATACCCCTTTCCGCCTTGCATGGAGTCCGGATTCCTATGAAAAAATGATTGGATCGAACTTTATAAAAAGAACGTTGTACCAGCTGGTAACAGGCATTCTGCGGGAAATTGATATGCGTGCGGCTTCCAAAACAAAATGGTTTCTTACCAATGCGCAAGTAGTTGTGCCGAGGATAAAAGAAGCTTACAAACCCTCTAATGATATTTTCGTGATCAATCCACCGGTTAAATGCCGGAATTTCCACGTAACCGATAAGCCGGGAAACTATTACCTGGTAGTCTCCAGGTTTGAGCCGTATAAGAAAGTTGACCTTGTCATAGAAGCATTTAATGAAATGCCGGATAAGGAACTGGTCATCGTTGGAAAGGGGACCATGGAAAAACAGCTGAAGAAAATAGCCGGCAGTAACATTCGTTTTCTGAGTGGTTTGTCGTCCAGGCAGCTCGCTGAAGTGTTTGCCGGTTGTAAGGCACTAATATTTCCTCAACTGGAAGACTATGGGATAACCCCTCTTGAAGCGAATGCAGCAGGCCGTCCCGTAATAGCATACGGAAAAGGCGGAGTGATGGATACCATGATACCTGCCGCAGGCGATGCCTCAAAGGCGACAGCTGTCTTTTTTCCTGAACAAACCGTCGAGGCTTTAAAGAGTGCCATGGAAGTTTTCGAGGAATTAACATTTACTCCTGCTTTTATCCGCGCCCACGCGGAATCCTTTGACGAAAAGAACTTTGTTGACAGGATCCGGAAGTTTGTTCTTGAAAAGTACAACCTGGAAGTGGCAGACAAAGTACAATACGTTTAA